From a single Helicovermis profundi genomic region:
- a CDS encoding 2-oxoacid:ferredoxin oxidoreductase subunit beta: MNSELVSKFYRLDKLPHIWCPGCGHGIIMNQITKAIDAKGYNKDDVCIVSGIGCSSRAPGYMDFNTLHTTHGRALAFATGIKLANPKLKVIVITGDGDASAIGGNHLIHACRRNIDITTIVFNNNIYGMTGGQYSPTTPTNEFGTTAPHGNIDKPFDIVNLAGAAGATYTARSTAYHANQLTKLIEKALDHKGFSLVEAVSICPTYYGRKNKKGTAVDMMKFLKDSFIDNKVAEKLPLEKTKGKHLMGEFKNVIEAEYTEEYEKIIDRFYKED, encoded by the coding sequence ATGAATAGTGAATTAGTAAGTAAGTTTTATAGATTAGATAAACTTCCTCATATTTGGTGTCCTGGATGCGGACATGGAATAATTATGAATCAAATTACAAAAGCAATTGATGCTAAAGGCTACAATAAAGATGATGTTTGTATAGTTTCTGGAATTGGTTGTTCATCAAGAGCTCCAGGTTATATGGACTTCAATACACTTCATACAACACATGGTAGAGCACTTGCTTTTGCAACAGGAATAAAACTTGCTAATCCAAAACTTAAAGTTATTGTAATTACAGGTGATGGAGATGCTTCTGCAATTGGAGGAAATCATTTAATACACGCATGTAGACGTAATATTGATATCACTACAATTGTATTTAATAATAATATTTATGGTATGACGGGCGGTCAATATTCACCTACAACACCAACAAATGAATTTGGTACAACAGCTCCTCATGGAAATATTGACAAACCATTTGATATTGTAAATTTAGCTGGCGCTGCTGGTGCGACTTATACAGCAAGAAGTACTGCATATCATGCAAATCAATTAACTAAACTTATAGAAAAAGCACTTGATCATAAAGGTTTCTCACTGGTTGAAGCGGTAAGCATTTGTCCTACTTATTATGGTAGAAAAAATAAAAAAGGTACTGCAGTTGATATGATGAAATTCTTAAAAGATTCATTTATTGATAACAAAGTAGCAGAAAAATTACCACTTGAAAAAACAAAGGGAAAACATTTAATGGGTGAATTCAAGAATGTAATTGAAGCAGAATATACTGAAGAATACGAAAAAATTATAGATAGATTTTATAAGGAGGACTAA
- a CDS encoding 2-oxoacid:acceptor oxidoreductase subunit alpha: protein MSKNIKLMQGNEALVMGALAAGMKFFAGYPITPSTELAEISATELPKINGRFIQMEDEIGGIAAAIGGSIAGFKSMTATSGPGFSLKQENLGYASIAEIPLVVVNVMRGGPSTGLPTSPAQGDIMQAMWGTHGDHPVIALCPSSVRETFDETVRAFNLAEKYRMPVIILTDEVIGHMREKIEIPTKEEIEIYDRLKPVDGEEYKAYGVREGDIVPRMADFGTGHRYHITGLFHDETGFPSNSTDNADFMLNRLLNKVNDNLDDILKYEEYMTEDADILLVSYGSTARTSIAAVNRLRKQGIKAGLFRPITIWPYPAKRTLELAKKASHVFVCEMNMGQLVLEVERVVKSNSKVSHIGRANGEIYAPIEIVEEIKEVLSHE, encoded by the coding sequence ATGAGTAAAAATATTAAATTAATGCAAGGAAATGAAGCTTTAGTTATGGGGGCATTAGCTGCAGGTATGAAATTTTTTGCCGGTTATCCAATTACACCATCAACAGAATTAGCAGAAATTTCTGCAACTGAACTTCCTAAGATTAATGGAAGATTTATTCAAATGGAAGATGAAATTGGTGGTATAGCGGCAGCCATTGGCGGATCAATTGCTGGTTTTAAATCTATGACTGCAACAAGTGGACCTGGATTCTCGCTAAAACAAGAAAATTTAGGATACGCTTCTATTGCTGAAATACCGTTAGTAGTAGTAAATGTTATGAGAGGTGGACCAAGTACAGGACTACCAACATCACCAGCTCAAGGTGATATTATGCAAGCAATGTGGGGAACACATGGAGATCATCCTGTAATTGCCTTATGTCCAAGTTCGGTAAGAGAAACATTTGATGAAACTGTAAGAGCTTTTAATTTAGCTGAAAAATATAGAATGCCTGTAATAATCCTTACTGATGAAGTAATTGGACATATGAGAGAAAAAATTGAAATTCCTACAAAAGAGGAAATTGAAATTTACGATAGACTAAAGCCAGTAGATGGAGAAGAATACAAAGCGTATGGAGTTCGTGAAGGAGACATTGTTCCAAGAATGGCTGATTTCGGAACAGGACATAGATATCATATAACAGGATTGTTCCACGATGAAACTGGATTTCCTAGTAATAGTACTGATAATGCGGATTTTATGTTAAATAGATTACTTAACAAAGTAAATGATAACTTAGATGATATCTTGAAATACGAAGAATATATGACTGAAGATGCTGATATTCTTTTAGTTTCATATGGATCTACTGCAAGAACTTCAATCGCTGCAGTAAACAGACTTAGAAAACAAGGAATTAAGGCTGGCCTTTTTAGACCAATTACTATATGGCCTTATCCTGCTAAAAGAACTCTTGAACTTGCTAAAAAAGCTAGTCATGTTTTTGTATGTGAAATGAATATGGGACAACTAGTTTTAGAAGTTGAAAGAGTTGTTAAATCAAATAGTAAAGTGTCTCATATTGGTAGAGCAAATGGAGAAATATATGCTCCAATTGAAATAGTAGAAGAAATTAAGGAGGTACTAAGTCATGAATAG
- a CDS encoding 4Fe-4S binding protein, with the protein MSSSRENIEVKINKSWCKGCGICVAFCPKQVLGFDSEGKVEMQDRENCIKCGQCELRCPDLAIYLGGVDNE; encoded by the coding sequence ATGAGTAGTTCCAGAGAAAATATTGAAGTTAAAATTAATAAATCTTGGTGCAAGGGTTGTGGCATATGTGTTGCATTTTGTCCAAAACAAGTACTTGGATTTGACAGTGAAGGTAAAGTTGAAATGCAAGACAGAGAGAATTGTATTAAATGTGGACAATGTGAACTTAGGTGTCCTGATTTAGCAATCTATCTTGGAGGTGTAGATAATGAGTAA
- a CDS encoding pseudouridine synthase, whose product MEKIRLQKYMAMCGVASRRKSEEFITKGYVTVNGVVVKELGFKVDMTLDKVTYKNKIIKLEENKVYIIINKPKGYVTSLNDQFNRPIVTDLLKNKISERIYPIGRLDYHTTGLLILTNDGELTNKITHPKNHVTKTYEVLVRGKISKFELNNLRTGVNIGGYVTKPAVIEITNTTAKTTTIKITISEGKNRQVRKMIESVGHSVIELNRASIGEMKIGQLKIGEFRYLTKQEVKYLKSL is encoded by the coding sequence ATGGAGAAAATAAGACTTCAAAAATACATGGCAATGTGCGGCGTTGCATCAAGAAGAAAATCTGAAGAGTTTATTACTAAAGGCTATGTAACAGTAAATGGCGTAGTAGTAAAAGAATTAGGCTTTAAAGTTGATATGACTTTAGATAAAGTTACTTATAAAAATAAAATAATAAAATTAGAAGAAAATAAAGTTTACATTATTATTAATAAACCAAAAGGATATGTTACTTCACTTAATGATCAATTTAATAGACCGATTGTAACTGATCTACTAAAAAACAAAATAAGTGAGAGAATTTATCCCATTGGAAGACTTGATTATCATACAACAGGATTATTAATTTTAACAAATGATGGTGAACTGACGAATAAGATTACTCACCCTAAAAACCATGTTACAAAAACGTATGAAGTTTTAGTAAGAGGAAAAATTTCAAAATTTGAACTAAATAATCTTAGAACTGGTGTAAATATTGGTGGTTATGTTACAAAACCCGCTGTAATTGAAATTACAAATACTACAGCAAAAACTACAACGATTAAAATAACGATTTCTGAGGGCAAAAATAGACAGGTTAGAAAGATGATAGAATCTGTTGGCCATTCGGTTATTGAATTAAATAGAGCTAGTATTGGTGAGATGAAAATTGGTCAACTTAAAATTGGAGAATTTAGATATTTGACAAAACAAGAAGTTAAATACTTAAAATCATTATAG
- the scpB gene encoding SMC-Scp complex subunit ScpB: protein MSSREIKGIIESLLFVWGDPISAKKLASIINEDVKKIKESINELSVEYKMRGSGIQIVEANSMYQFSTTPNNSKYIEIMCNTSKNKGLSPSTIEVLSIVAYRQPITKGEIDYIRGVKSDKAISNLIERNLIEVKGKLDKIGKPNIFATTNMFLKSFGFQTLKDLPNISEFENDSKIFSNIYDSENE from the coding sequence TTGAGTAGCAGAGAAATAAAAGGAATAATCGAATCGTTATTATTTGTTTGGGGAGATCCAATAAGCGCAAAAAAATTGGCATCTATAATAAACGAAGATGTTAAAAAAATAAAAGAATCAATTAATGAATTGTCAGTAGAGTATAAAATGAGAGGAAGCGGTATTCAAATAGTTGAAGCCAATAGTATGTACCAATTTTCTACAACACCAAACAATTCAAAATATATTGAAATTATGTGTAATACATCAAAAAATAAAGGACTTTCCCCATCTACTATTGAGGTTCTATCAATTGTTGCATACAGACAGCCCATAACTAAAGGTGAGATAGATTACATTAGAGGAGTAAAATCTGATAAAGCAATTTCTAATTTAATTGAAAGGAATTTAATTGAAGTAAAAGGTAAACTTGATAAGATAGGCAAACCAAATATTTTTGCTACAACAAATATGTTTTTAAAATCCTTTGGATTTCAAACATTAAAAGATTTACCAAATATTTCTGAATTTGAAAACGATAGTAAAATTTTTAGTAATATTTATGATAGTGAAAATGAATAA
- a CDS encoding segregation and condensation protein A, with translation MEYSVKLENFEGPMDLLVHLIKVNKIDIHNIPISIITNQYMEYISEINIFNMDKTSEFLVMASTLLEIKSKMLLPSRSIDDFSDIFDNVDPRNDLVEKLLDYIKFKQASSYFKDRELAYGNTFYKNQEDLNKFIVNKSLEEINKDLDKEVLLNAMKKLILNLPEIDKKRKVFFEKLKKDKFTVDEKLNLIKEKIKLNKRISFDSLFSIHKTKEEIIVTFLALLELLKLNRIKVFQDKIFEEILIISITD, from the coding sequence ATGGAATACAGTGTAAAACTAGAAAATTTTGAAGGCCCAATGGATTTATTGGTACATTTAATAAAAGTTAATAAAATTGATATTCATAATATTCCAATTAGCATTATCACAAATCAATATATGGAATATATTTCAGAAATAAATATCTTTAACATGGATAAAACCAGTGAATTTCTTGTTATGGCATCAACTTTATTGGAAATAAAATCTAAAATGTTATTGCCTTCACGTTCAATTGATGATTTTAGTGATATTTTCGACAACGTTGATCCTAGAAACGATTTAGTTGAAAAATTGCTTGATTATATTAAATTTAAACAAGCTTCAAGTTATTTTAAAGATAGAGAATTAGCATATGGAAATACATTTTATAAAAATCAAGAGGATTTAAATAAGTTTATTGTAAATAAATCACTTGAAGAAATAAATAAAGATTTGGATAAAGAAGTTCTTTTAAATGCAATGAAAAAATTAATATTAAATTTGCCTGAAATAGATAAAAAAAGAAAAGTGTTTTTTGAAAAACTTAAAAAAGATAAATTTACAGTTGACGAAAAACTTAATTTAATTAAAGAAAAAATCAAGTTAAATAAGAGAATTTCTTTTGATAGTCTTTTTTCAATTCATAAAACAAAGGAAGAAATTATTGTGACTTTTTTAGCATTATTAGAATTATTAAAATTAAACCGTATAAAAGTTTTTCAAGATAAAATTTTTGAAGAAATTTTAATAATATCAATTACTGATTAG
- a CDS encoding acetylornithine/succinylornithine family transaminase, whose protein sequence is MTKEKIYEKNSKIMKTYKRKNVCFVKGDGAYLYDEFDNKYLDFVSGVAVNILGHSNPLILDSIKEHSNKVIHISNLYWNKEQIKLAEKLTSLSNMESVFFSNSGTEAVETALKIAKKFGKLNNKENIIYMKNSFHGRTLGALSVTGQNRYRVPFDELLSGVIEIELNNIKMLEDIFNDKISAVIIEPIQGEGGLNLVDKNYILKTKELCLKYNSLLIFDEVQCGVSRTGNFFAFEKNKVYPDVLCLAKGLGGGLPIGATLVNKKADILDYGDHGSTFGGNPFICGVSNNIIDQVSKKTFLKNVKKISEDLKEIILQIALKYNLSVKVKGQGLLMGFIIENVLNNDIVEIAFKNKLLLIGAGNNVVRILPPLNLNKEALDEFKIILDNIFFQISKSNE, encoded by the coding sequence ATGACTAAAGAAAAAATTTATGAAAAAAATAGTAAAATTATGAAAACATATAAAAGAAAAAATGTATGCTTTGTTAAAGGAGATGGAGCATATCTTTATGATGAATTCGACAATAAATACCTTGATTTTGTAAGTGGTGTAGCTGTAAATATATTAGGACATTCAAATCCATTAATTTTAGATTCAATAAAAGAGCATTCAAATAAAGTAATTCATATATCTAATCTCTATTGGAACAAGGAACAAATAAAGCTAGCGGAAAAATTAACAAGCCTTTCAAATATGGAAAGTGTTTTTTTTTCAAATAGTGGTACGGAAGCTGTTGAAACAGCGCTTAAAATTGCAAAAAAATTTGGTAAATTAAACAATAAAGAAAATATCATTTATATGAAAAACTCTTTTCACGGAAGAACACTCGGAGCTCTTTCTGTTACAGGTCAAAATAGGTATAGAGTGCCGTTCGATGAGTTATTATCTGGAGTCATAGAGATAGAACTTAATAATATAAAAATGCTAGAAGATATATTTAATGATAAGATAAGTGCAGTTATTATTGAGCCAATCCAAGGTGAGGGTGGACTCAATCTAGTTGATAAAAATTATATTTTAAAAACTAAGGAACTGTGTTTAAAATATAATAGTTTACTAATTTTTGATGAAGTACAATGCGGAGTATCGAGAACGGGAAATTTTTTTGCATTTGAAAAAAATAAAGTTTATCCAGATGTACTTTGTTTAGCTAAAGGATTAGGTGGTGGACTTCCAATTGGTGCAACACTAGTTAATAAAAAAGCCGATATTTTAGACTATGGTGATCATGGCTCTACTTTTGGTGGTAATCCTTTTATTTGTGGTGTTTCTAATAATATAATTGATCAAGTTTCAAAAAAAACATTTTTAAAAAATGTAAAAAAGATTAGTGAAGATTTAAAAGAAATCATACTTCAAATTGCGCTTAAATATAATTTATCAGTTAAAGTAAAAGGACAAGGGTTATTAATGGGTTTTATAATTGAAAATGTATTAAATAATGATATAGTTGAAATTGCATTTAAAAATAAATTATTATTAATTGGAGCAGGTAATAATGTAGTAAGAATTTTACCACCCTTAAATCTAAATAAAGAAGCACTAGATGAATTTAAAATAATATTAGATAATATTTTTTTTCAAATATCAAAATCAAATGAATAG
- the argB gene encoding acetylglutamate kinase, protein MNKFFSDNVIEALNFINQFKNKIFVIKIGGTQISDEKIFTSICSNIKTLYSIGINIVLVHGGGKEISKRLLKVGIKSEFINGYRITSENHISEIEMILSGKINKDITLKLNNIGVTSVGLNGKDGGMISCSKKSLINDIDIGMVGEIDGLNLNLIRLLLKERIIPIISPIGFNKNGETFNINADQVAGSIASELKSEKLILLTDVDGYYKNINDKDSFVSKLNLDEVEKILNDNKLNGGMYPKLECCYKSVSSTRKTAHIINGNVKDSLLIEVLSYGGIGTMIYI, encoded by the coding sequence ATGAATAAATTTTTTTCTGATAATGTAATTGAGGCTCTTAATTTCATCAATCAATTTAAAAATAAAATTTTTGTTATCAAAATCGGCGGAACACAAATTAGTGATGAAAAAATATTTACGAGTATTTGCAGTAATATTAAAACTTTATATTCAATTGGAATTAATATTGTACTGGTACATGGAGGTGGTAAAGAAATATCTAAAAGATTACTTAAAGTTGGCATTAAATCTGAATTTATAAATGGATACAGAATAACAAGTGAAAACCATATCAGTGAAATAGAAATGATATTAAGTGGCAAAATCAATAAAGACATTACTTTAAAATTAAATAATATTGGTGTAACTTCAGTAGGATTAAATGGAAAAGATGGTGGAATGATAAGTTGCTCAAAAAAGAGCTTAATAAATGACATAGATATTGGGATGGTAGGTGAAATTGATGGATTAAACCTTAATCTAATTAGACTTCTTCTTAAAGAAAGGATTATTCCGATAATTTCACCAATTGGATTTAATAAAAATGGAGAAACATTTAATATAAATGCTGATCAAGTAGCAGGAAGCATTGCAAGTGAATTAAAAAGCGAAAAATTGATTCTACTGACAGATGTAGATGGTTATTATAAAAATATAAATGACAAAGATTCGTTTGTTTCTAAACTTAATTTAGATGAAGTAGAAAAAATTTTGAATGATAATAAACTAAATGGTGGTATGTATCCCAAGCTAGAGTGCTGTTATAAATCAGTTAGTTCAACTAGAAAAACAGCACATATTATTAATGGTAATGTTAAAGACTCACTTTTAATTGAAGTTTTATCATATGGTGGTATTGGAACTATGATATATATATAG
- the argC gene encoding N-acetyl-gamma-glutamyl-phosphate reductase, which produces MKNIVIIGATGYAGQQLVSILLKHKHIRISMIISNSHVGKLFSDVIGKFRGATDLRCSSLDDLYKKINDIDLVFLALPHGKSNKIINKLIQINKKIKIIDLGADFRLEKNSDFLKWYNFTHENTNLIKKFKYCIPELHRDRLRNSNYIANPGCYPTSILLAIAPVISNKNILIDKVICNSLSGVSGSGRNPSYSNSFCEINGSAKAYSIGEHRHLSEIDQQLKIMSKNIKTIQFTPHLIPINRGIISTITITLKNELDIDSNLKELFREFYSDDSFIKISQNEPSLNEVCNTNNCILYPYYDKRTNNIVIISIIDNLIKGAAGQAVQNMNILMNYKENTGLKFPVIFP; this is translated from the coding sequence ATGAAAAATATCGTAATTATAGGAGCAACTGGCTATGCAGGCCAGCAATTAGTATCAATACTACTAAAACATAAACACATTAGAATAAGTATGATAATTTCAAATTCACATGTAGGTAAGCTTTTTAGTGATGTAATTGGTAAATTCCGCGGTGCAACTGATTTGAGATGTAGTTCTCTAGATGATTTGTATAAGAAAATTAATGATATTGATTTAGTATTCTTAGCGCTTCCTCACGGTAAATCTAATAAGATCATTAATAAATTAATACAAATAAATAAGAAAATTAAAATTATTGATTTAGGTGCAGATTTTAGGTTAGAAAAAAATTCTGATTTTCTTAAATGGTATAATTTCACACATGAAAATACTAATTTGATAAAGAAATTCAAATACTGTATTCCAGAACTTCACAGAGATAGATTAAGAAATTCAAATTATATTGCTAACCCTGGATGCTATCCAACTTCAATTCTTTTAGCAATTGCGCCTGTAATTTCTAATAAAAATATTTTAATAGATAAAGTAATATGTAATTCACTTTCAGGCGTTAGCGGTTCAGGCAGAAACCCATCATATAGTAATTCATTTTGCGAAATTAATGGATCAGCTAAAGCATATTCAATTGGTGAACATAGGCATCTATCTGAAATAGACCAGCAATTAAAAATTATGAGTAAAAATATTAAAACTATACAGTTTACACCACACTTAATACCCATTAATAGGGGGATTATTTCGACTATAACAATAACACTAAAAAATGAATTAGATATTGATTCAAATTTAAAAGAATTATTTAGAGAATTTTACAGTGATGATTCCTTTATTAAAATATCACAAAACGAACCTTCACTAAACGAAGTATGCAATACCAATAATTGCATACTATACCCATATTATGATAAGCGAACTAACAATATTGTTATAATCTCGATAATTGATAATTTAATCAAAGGTGCTGCTGGTCAAGCAGTTCAAAACATGAATATTTTAATGAATTATAAGGAAAATACAGGATTAAAATTTCCCGTAATTTTCCCATAA
- the argJ gene encoding bifunctional glutamate N-acetyltransferase/amino-acid acetyltransferase ArgJ produces MNIIKDTLIKVKGFEFSAMHSGVKRKRRDICLVKCAKGSISAGTLTTNISRAAPVEFTAKSLKKKNVSAILVNSGNANACTGIKGIENCKEIIKKVSELINCEKEEVIISSTGIIGKQLEMNKILPSLPILKKNLSEKNIDLLPESIMTTDTFEKKSSIRFESENLNFNISGFSKGSGMIHPNMATMLAFVFTDVNIDKNLLTKATKEIVEDTFNMISVDGDTSTNDMFLVTSSCKSKNNKITSENEEYSIFKESLFMIAKDLSIMIARDGEGASKLLISNIIGASSKENAKLLAKSIISSNLVKAAFFGNDANWGRIICAMGYSGAKFSPSNINLNLSSKKGNIELMKKGIPIDFLEDKALNILTESEIEINVELKEGQYNATAWGCDLTYDYVKINGEYRT; encoded by the coding sequence ATGAATATTATTAAAGATACATTAATCAAAGTAAAAGGATTTGAATTTTCTGCAATGCATTCTGGTGTAAAAAGAAAAAGACGTGATATTTGCTTAGTCAAATGTGCAAAAGGAAGCATAAGTGCAGGAACATTAACTACAAATATATCAAGAGCAGCACCAGTGGAATTTACAGCTAAATCTTTGAAGAAAAAAAACGTAAGTGCTATACTTGTAAATAGCGGAAATGCTAATGCTTGTACGGGAATAAAGGGAATAGAAAATTGTAAAGAAATAATTAAAAAAGTATCTGAATTAATTAATTGTGAAAAAGAAGAAGTCATTATATCTTCTACAGGAATAATTGGAAAACAACTTGAGATGAATAAAATTCTACCATCTCTACCTATTTTAAAAAAAAATTTATCGGAAAAAAATATTGATTTACTTCCAGAAAGTATAATGACAACTGATACGTTTGAAAAAAAATCTTCTATAAGATTTGAAAGCGAAAATCTAAACTTTAATATAAGTGGTTTTTCTAAAGGCTCTGGTATGATACATCCCAATATGGCAACAATGCTAGCTTTTGTTTTTACTGATGTAAACATTGATAAAAATCTTCTAACTAAAGCGACTAAAGAAATTGTAGAAGACACTTTTAATATGATTTCGGTTGATGGAGATACTAGTACAAATGATATGTTTTTAGTAACATCCTCTTGTAAATCAAAGAATAATAAAATTACTAGTGAAAATGAAGAATATTCTATTTTTAAAGAATCACTTTTTATGATTGCTAAAGATTTATCTATAATGATTGCTAGAGATGGAGAAGGAGCAAGTAAACTATTGATATCTAATATAATAGGCGCTTCGTCAAAAGAAAATGCAAAATTACTTGCAAAATCAATAATTTCCTCAAATCTTGTGAAAGCTGCATTTTTTGGAAATGATGCAAATTGGGGCAGAATTATTTGTGCAATGGGATATAGTGGAGCGAAATTTAGTCCCTCAAATATTAATCTAAATTTGTCTAGTAAAAAGGGAAATATTGAATTAATGAAAAAAGGTATTCCGATTGATTTTTTAGAAGATAAAGCACTTAATATATTAACAGAAAGCGAAATTGAAATAAATGTTGAACTTAAAGAAGGTCAATATAACGCAACTGCATGGGGATGTGATTTGACATATGACTATGTAAAAATTAATGGTGAATATAGAACATAG
- a CDS encoding EAL domain-containing protein: MNTDIVSLIKDKKIEILFQLVISPNEDYAAGIEALSRGISKDGEYIPASTIFKEAKKHGLLDELEKLLIYKALKKFSEIVNRQKSLLLFINISEYMYEFCMETDYISTIADEFKVPYSNIVFDINPTNEESIISAIKFAKYFRKRKFYICLDNIGSGFLNLDKILYISPDIIKINIFNLRNVSNDNYRKNLLKFIKYISENLGILLVAMGVETVEDVVETIDNNIQFMQGFYVSKPLSVEEIHLDLLIKDFHSMILSHYTEKEVEIENSRIINTKIINFTKEFASVLGGSKFDKINLKTSEIFLKYNFIENIWILNKDGYQVNDTIINYDKFNVKSSPIFNVYNIGSDFSSKEIFTMLESSFLDIWVTKPYKSLLTNNICIGSSTYVELGDSNYILCLNINYNTLINYLYK, from the coding sequence ATGAATACCGATATTGTGTCGCTAATAAAAGATAAAAAAATAGAAATATTATTTCAACTAGTAATATCTCCAAACGAGGATTATGCTGCTGGTATTGAAGCACTCAGCCGCGGTATAAGTAAAGACGGAGAATATATACCAGCTTCAACTATATTTAAAGAAGCTAAAAAGCATGGACTATTAGATGAATTAGAAAAACTTTTAATTTATAAAGCACTCAAAAAATTTTCAGAGATTGTTAATAGACAAAAAAGTTTACTTCTTTTTATTAACATAAGTGAATATATGTATGAATTTTGCATGGAAACTGATTATATTTCTACAATTGCGGATGAGTTTAAAGTTCCATACAGTAATATTGTTTTCGATATAAATCCAACTAATGAAGAAAGCATAATATCTGCAATTAAGTTTGCAAAGTATTTTAGGAAAAGGAAATTCTATATTTGTCTTGATAATATTGGATCTGGATTTTTAAATTTAGATAAAATTCTATATATTTCACCTGATATAATAAAAATTAATATATTTAATCTAAGAAATGTTTCTAATGATAATTATAGGAAAAATTTACTAAAATTCATTAAATATATAAGTGAAAACCTTGGTATTCTTCTTGTTGCAATGGGAGTAGAAACTGTTGAGGATGTAGTTGAGACAATTGATAATAATATTCAATTTATGCAAGGTTTCTATGTTTCTAAACCTCTTTCAGTTGAAGAAATTCATTTAGATTTATTAATTAAAGATTTTCATTCAATGATTTTGTCTCATTATACTGAAAAAGAAGTAGAAATTGAGAATTCAAGAATTATAAACACAAAAATAATAAATTTTACAAAAGAATTTGCTTCTGTATTAGGTGGTTCGAAATTTGATAAAATTAATTTGAAAACATCAGAAATTTTTTTGAAATATAATTTTATTGAAAATATTTGGATACTAAATAAAGATGGCTACCAAGTGAATGATACAATCATAAATTATGATAAATTTAATGTTAAAAGTTCTCCGATTTTTAATGTGTACAATATAGGAAGCGATTTTTCTTCTAAAGAAATTTTTACAATGCTTGAAAGTTCATTTTTAGATATATGGGTCACAAAACCATATAAATCCTTACTTACTAACAATATTTGTATAGGTAGTTCTACATATGTTGAATTAGGAGATTCTAACTATATATTATGTTTAAATATAAACTATAATACACTTATAAATTATTTATATAAATAA
- a CDS encoding DUF2225 domain-containing protein, with amino-acid sequence MNKALYDKEYTCPVCSKKFTSKRVKSAFVKTEKRDADFCVHYKDINPMFYSAFVCPHCGYSSTEKNFGKLTVAQKSLILSKITSKWKGKNYSGERTFEDTIEVHKLILLNYNITHALDSEKGKLCLKFAWFYRSINDEKEHDYLKFAADFFEKSYSNEYLEEDPQNEVNILYLLGEINRRLEKFTDSIKWFQLTLQSAHIKDYPNIEKLTRDQWSEAKSQFTKSKNK; translated from the coding sequence ATGAATAAAGCATTATATGATAAAGAATATACATGTCCAGTATGTAGTAAAAAATTTACAAGCAAAAGAGTTAAATCTGCTTTTGTTAAAACAGAAAAAAGAGATGCAGATTTTTGTGTCCATTATAAAGATATCAATCCAATGTTTTACTCAGCATTTGTTTGTCCTCACTGTGGATATTCCTCGACTGAGAAAAATTTTGGAAAGTTAACTGTCGCTCAAAAATCATTGATTCTTTCTAAAATAACTTCAAAATGGAAGGGAAAAAATTATTCTGGTGAAAGAACATTTGAAGACACAATAGAAGTACATAAATTAATACTACTTAATTATAATATTACTCATGCACTAGATAGCGAAAAAGGTAAACTTTGCCTGAAATTTGCATGGTTTTATAGATCCATTAACGATGAAAAAGAACACGATTACCTAAAATTTGCAGCTGATTTTTTTGAAAAATCATACTCAAATGAATATTTAGAAGAAGATCCACAAAATGAAGTAAATATTTTATATTTATTAGGTGAAATTAATAGACGTCTTGAAAAATTTACTGACTCGATCAAATGGTTTCAGCTGACACTTCAAAGCGCTCATATTAAAGATTATCCTAATATTGAAAAACTTACTCGTGATCAATGGTCTGAAGCAAAATCTCAATTTACAAAAAGTAAAAATAAATAG